The sequence CGCGTCATTCTCATTTTTTTCCATCAAATAAACGCCTAGCTCCTCAAGCTGGCAATATGTGGAAATTCCGGTGATGTTGACCCCCCACAACGGCCATATTGACCCCCCTGGATTTGGGTAACCGAAAATGGTTAGTATGACAAAATTACATTTTTTTTCTAAGACTCTCTCCTTTGAGTTCAATCCTGTGCGATGTGTGCACCAAACGATCTAAAATCGCATCGGCAATAGTGGCCTCGCCGATGATGTCAAACCAACTGGCAACAGGCAGTTGGCTCGCGATAATAGTAGCCGCCCTGGCATGTCTGTCCTCGATAATTTCCATCAGGTCCATCTGGTGTTGTTTTTCAAGGTGTGTCAATCCAAAATCGTCGAGGATAAGCAAGTTAGCTTTCGATATTTTATTCAAGAGCTGGTATATGGTGCCCTCCAAACGTGCCATTTTTGTTTGTTGCAGCAGCTTTTGAACATTGAAGTAAGCTACTTTGTGCCCCTGGGCACATGCGTGGTGCCCCAAGGCGGACGCTATAAAACTCTTGCCGCATCCGGTAGCCCCGGTAACCAGTACAGACTCGCCATTGGCGATGTAATTGCCGGTGGCTAGATTGGACACGAGCCCTTTGTCCAGCCCCCTTGAAGCATCATATTTCAACTCTTCCAACGAGGATTGGTACCTAAACTTTGCCGATTTCCTTAATCGGTCAAAGCGGCGGTTGTCCCCGTCCTGAAGCTCGGCCTGGAGCAATATCTCAAGGCCTTCGCCAAGCGACAGCTCATTCCATCTTTTTGTCT is a genomic window of Saccharicrinis carchari containing:
- the istB gene encoding IS21-like element helper ATPase IstB, with the protein product MENIENQLSQLRLYGFKTSWNALLETKRWNELSLGEGLEILLQAELQDGDNRRFDRLRKSAKFRYQSSLEELKYDASRGLDKGLVSNLATGNYIANGESVLVTGATGCGKSFIASALGHHACAQGHKVAYFNVQKLLQQTKMARLEGTIYQLLNKISKANLLILDDFGLTHLEKQHQMDLMEIIEDRHARAATIIASQLPVASWFDIIGEATIADAILDRLVHTSHRIELKGESLRKKM